The sequence GATGGAATGTTAACTGATGAAGCACTTGATGTCATTCCATCTCTTCTTCCGGTAAGGATGATGTAAGATGGTCCACCAGactaaaaagaagaagaagaagaaggatttaaaataaaatatatattttgagaaaATTTAGGTAAATTAAAGAAATGAGTGATTATTAAGTATATAATAGTTAATTATAGTCTAGTGTACCAAATGAACGGCATCTCTAGTGGCAAGTTGAAGAATATCAGCACAAGAGACCACTCCTGGGCACCTTTCTTCAAGGACTTTCTTGATATCGTCTATTAAAGCAAACCCTCCAAGTCCCCTATTTTCAAGGGCAGTTTTCTCAGATTTTGGACCATTTAGAAGAATTGATGCATCACATCCCTACATTATTCAACCATCACATATAAACAAATTAGACCCTAAACTACTTTTAGGTAATAGATTACGCTGTCATCCATGCATGTAAACTTCTCAAATCCaagagtatttatatatatattgaataaaaatggttaaatataatatatattcccATTGTATAGCTAGggactttattatatatattactatattttattgatatttgacTTTATTATACAACTTACGGCATATATTGCAATCCCATAAAGAAACTTGTATGTTTTGGGGGTCATTTCCAAAACAATTAATGTTGCAAACCCTAATTTGAGTGGGGAATTTTTTGTCGAGTTTTGGTTTTCGTTAATAATGATACATGCATAAGGTTCTTCATTTAATGTATGTCTCTCAAACTCATggctttttaatattattttaaaaatggtGTAAGAGATAAAAGTTAGAATCACTAGGGTCTAATAAACTACGATGCACTGTCCTTGTTTCCCGGGTTACATCTTACGTGCATGGGGACATACATAATTTAATTAGTATACATGTGTATAGCTAGATATGCATTGggaatatatttttattctttataaTATACTTAAGAGTATTGCTATCAGCAGTGATGTTTAACACTTTCTAGacgtattattttataattgattatcGATACTCTTTAgaagtattatattaaattatatgtattcCGATACTTAATTGTACCGATAATAATATAGGATAAGTTGAGGGATACTTCTCTTTTATAtctattcataaaaaaatactttcatattatatttcattaaaaagtACTCATTTTTGTGAGTGGATTATCCAATATACCCTCACTATCTACTTAAATttagcatataatttacattaacttaaaaaaatataataaagatatCATCTATAAATAtggatatattttaaaaaaataatgaaataatgataaaaattaaaataggtaAAGTAAACAATATAATTTCTTTTAGCGCAATATTGACATATAGAATGATACTAGATACTACTAATAGCTTTAGCATttctattaaatatatttatatataaaattactaaaatgtaaGAGAGAGATATAAAGGTTGCTTCCTAGTGAATTTATCTTGGAAACCGATGCATCATAAATTGTTTAAAAATCTTTCCTCTTCatcttcttattatttttattatttagaattataatgtGATCTCCTTTTGTACTACATGAGACAAGCTTATTATGATAAAATTAATCACTTCTTAGTAATTCCCGTTAGTCAATATCACACATCCATTTTGAATCTATACATGTAGACATTGACATCTATCTTCAATTGATTTAAATTTAGCTCAAAGGATGTATTAAGTcaatgttatattatttgatctaaattttataattgtgCTCAAATAcagtaaaataaattttattttaataaaaacttataaaaaatcaataaaaatattaaattttaattaaaaatatatttaaaaaccatactaaatatataaataaaaatataaaaaattattaattatattattgagtagaaaaaaaataatatttattatagcataaaatttaaccTATACTATATTTatcataatatattaaatttagacTATATTATACACCACTATTATTAGAGTTAAATTTTAGGAATATAGACTAATAAAAGGAATATATAGAGTACTACATTTATAAcacttcatcggagatacttgATTAAGGTAATGATAAAACACATTTTAAATGAACATTCAAATCTACGTATtacggtttttcaaaaaaataaaaataaaaataaatcacgTATTAAATATAATGTGATTTTTGCTTAAAACTACCTTTTCATGACAATATATCTTTCAGTCATATTTTCCGACTAATTAAATATGACAATTTTATTCACAACAAAAATTTGTTAGTGATTAAAACTTAGTATTTAATACAACAAGTTATTACTAATTTCATTTAAGTTACTAAATTTgtgatttttataattaataattttagcaACAAAGATTTTAGTCATgataacatagaaataattttaaGTCATCACTAAATTTGTTGTTGTGTGTATAAATTACGTGAACTCATGTAGAATGTAACTATCATTACTGATTTAATACAGCACTAGTAATAGTTTTGAAtatcattatatataatatgaactAGTATAGTACGTTATAATAATTAAAGAATGGTAGCTGTTATTAAAAGCATATTAATGAATGGAGCTGAAGGTAGGatctataaataaaaagatagAGTAATACTTACAGTGACAAAGCAATCAGAATAAGTGAGGCGTAGGAGCTTTGCAACGATGCTTTTATCAGATTTCCATGATATTTGCACTTGGTGGTTGACATAAGCCTCTGCATCTTTACAAGTATTGTAATACTTGTAAAAGCTACGCCTCAACTTCATCGGCGTTTGAAGTCCTATCGCTGCCTCCGAAAGCTGACACAAGCTTAGTACTACAACTATCACTAGTATTGGCAGAAAATGCAAACGCTTCCTCTCTTCGCTTCTCTCCATTTCTCTTTtgtcttttctttctctctcaaacTTAAAGcagagctttttttttttttttgatggaaCAACTTTTGAAGAAGAGCTTGCAATGTCACTCTAACCAAATACAAATATTAGTAGTAGTACTTGATCTCCAATGAATAAGCTTGTGTCTACTTCATGTGAcctaaaatctatatatatagcttAGAATTTTGGGGTTATTTTCCATTGCACACGTGGCATGACCGACAATGCCAAGTTGGATAGACTTGGTTAATTTACATCTTGTAAATGtcaaatagttttttttaattataaattaagttaacTTAGTATTAAGTAACCGTGTGACTCAAGTGGGGAATATATTTTCATAgtgttaattatatatatatatatatatgtatatatagagaaaTAGTGAAAGGAAAAGGCATGGTGCCTAGCATTTTTTTTATAGCATTTCTTTTAAAGAATATCATAATACTTAATAACATAACAGTACTCATATATATTTAGAGAAATACTAAAAGGTATCAGTATTGGTGCCTATAGTATCCTCCAACGTGTTAATATTGATATTGGTCCAATTAAGTATCAAGTactatatagtttaatataataacttttaagaaatatcgctaaccaattgCAAGATGACACGTCTAGAAAATGCTAAATACCAACAATAATACTAATCGTAtggttatataaatatatagggtGTTCACATGAACCAAAGTTTGTTgttataacttatatatatgCTGTACTGTATCAACATTCTTGCTTAGACGCCATGTAATGTATTTTGTGAAGCAAACAGTTGTTATTATGGCGAAAGGAACGTGCATGCACATGGGATCTCGGCCTTGACTTTAGggctttttatttaatatatgtatGAGTTTTATGGATCCAATAATTTTGAGATCATAACCTAAccaattaactaattaattaatctacATTTCTACGTACGATCGATCAGATATATACTGCATTATAATGGAACaccaaatcaacttaattattcgACTAATAACATTAATTTCCATTGATAAcattatcttcttcttcttttgtccGTAATATTGGAAAATTTACTTGGTTTGACGATCATATCTTTATCTTATTGGACCACATCTAGATTCAATCCAATTATATATTgaatgttagattttaccattcGATCTGATCCAGACATCCAATCGATCCAATAtctattggatgttagattggGTCGGTTCaatccattggatgtatttcagatatatttattgatttaatttaaatttattgaaTAGTTTagacttaatattttttttggatcggatcggatccatccaatattttaaattcagtaTGTATTGGATTAGATTAATTGGATCCATCCCATGCatccaagaaaaaaagaataaaattttaatgttaatttttatatacatatatattttacgtataacaatataaaatctaattactcattcaaattaaatgaaaatactaattagtttgaTTGGATGTTAGATGTATTAGATTTTTAGACAACCCATCcaacatccgatccaatccaattgaatatttaaaaataacatccaatctgatccgatcacaattggatatccaatattGGACGGTCAgttgtaattggatcggtcggttatCATTAGATTGGATAACTTATGCACACCCCTAACTACGAGTATTGCTATAGGG is a genomic window of Cannabis sativa cultivar Pink pepper isolate KNU-18-1 chromosome 9, ASM2916894v1, whole genome shotgun sequence containing:
- the LOC115723092 gene encoding probable peroxidase 61 is translated as MERSEERKRLHFLPILVIVVVLSLCQLSEAAIGLQTPMKLRRSFYKYYNTCKDAEAYVNHQVQISWKSDKSIVAKLLRLTYSDCFVTGCDASILLNGPKSEKTALENRGLGGFALIDDIKKVLEERCPGVVSCADILQLATRDAVHLSGGPSYIILTGRRDGMTSSASSVNIPSPSMSVNETLAYFNSKGLDVRDMATLLGAHTLGRTHCRNIEDRLYNFKGTKRPDPTMKPELVQSLRKQCPERLRKGQSDPLVYLNPESGSHYSFTESFYRRVNNNQAILGVDQQLLYREDTKDLTDQFAASLQDFKLSIALSMNRMGNINVLTGNQGEIRRTCSITNKDNPLLK